Sequence from the Candidatus Neomarinimicrobiota bacterium genome:
TTACATTCTTATGAAAGACACACTACTAGGACTTTATGAATTTTGGGGCCCGCCAGCGGTCACAATAGTTATCGGTATTATGGCCGGATGGATTTTCAAACGATTTATTCACAGCCGTATTGAAAAAATTACAACCAAGACTTCATGGAAAGGAGACGACCTAGTTTTCGAATCAATCCAATCCTACATTTTATTCTGGTTCTTTTTGGGTGCGGTTTACATGGCAGTAAACGGGCTCGATGTCAGCGGTGATTATGCTTCTTATTCCAAATATGTTGGTTATATAGCAAAGATCGCTTTAGCACTATTGATTTTATCCATCACCATGTCCATTGCTAAAGTTGTTGTTGGCTTGCTTGATTTATGGTCGAAAAGTAAAGGGTCATCATTTCCTTCAACAGCCATTTTTACAAACTTGGCAAGGATAACAATCATAATGATTGGTGTCTTAATAATTTTACAATCTTTTGGTCTTTCTATTACGCCTATTCTCACTGCTTTTGGAGTGGGTGGTCTTGCAGTTTCGCTAGCATTGAAAGATACATTGTCTGATTTTTTTGCTGGACTTCACATTCTTTTGTCTCAGAAAGTCCGCATTGATGATTTTGTTGAGCTTGATTCAGGTCAAATGGGATATGTAACCAATATCACATGGCGGAATACTTCTCTAAAAGAGCGAACCAATAATTTAATTACAATTCCGAACTCGAAATTATCCAATGCGATTACGAAAAATTATGATGTTATAGATACCAGTTATTCTGTTAAAGTCACCGGTGGGGTAGCGTATGACAGTGATTTAGACCACGTAGAACAGGTGATTATAGAGGTTGCTAATTCAGTTATCAAGGATTTGGATACTGCTAAAAAAGATCATACGCCGGCGGTTCGCTTCCAAGAGTTTGGTGATTCCAGTATTAACTTTACCGTTTATATGCGCGCAGTAAAATACGGCGATCATCATCCCGTCAAACATGAATTTATTAAACGGCTTCATAAAAAGTTTGATGCAGAAGGAATTGAAATTCCTTTCCCCATCCGAACGTTAGTCCACAAAAACTCCCCTGAATGAAAACATGGATCATGGCAGGCGCAGTGCTTGCCGGACTTGCGGTAGTTTTTGGTGCTTTTGGTGCGCATGGCCTTAAATCTAGAGTATCGCCGGAAGATATCATTATTTTCGATACGGGCGTTAAATATCATATGTATCATGCATTAGGTTTGATTTTAATCGGAATCTTGGGTTTTCATTTTCCTGAAAAATCAATGTCCGCTCCTGCTACATTAATGAGTGTAGGAATACTAATCTTTTCCGGAAGTTTGTACATTCTAGTTCTAACCGGATTCCGGTGGCTTGGCGCTATAACTCCCGTTGGAGGGTTGGCATTAATCTCAAGTTGGTTGTTGCTGGCGTATAACTTGTACCGTCTAGGATAATTTATAATCTGGGCGACGTTACAGAATCAATACTTATAATCCACAAATTATTGACGGAGCTATCGGCACCGAATTGATCAATCGTGGAGTTAATCTGCCATTACCTCTCTGGTCTGCAGAAGCAAATTTTACAGATCCAGAAATTGTATTAAGCATACACCAAGATTATATTTCAGCAGGTGCTGATATTATTACAACCAATACATTCCGCACGACTACATACAGTTATCGAAAAGCTGGGTATACTCCAAAACGTGCACAAGAAAGAGCTAAAACCAGTTTAATGAATGCAGTGGATTTGGCAAGAAAAGCGGTGGGAGAAGATATACAAGTTGTTGGTTCAATTACTGCTGTCGATGACTGTTATTCGCCTGAATTATACCCCGGGAAGGGTCCAGTTGAAGATACGTATGGTGAATTGATAGAATGGTTTAGTGAAACTGAAATTGATTTGCTTTTATTTGAAACAATGGGCCATTATGAAGAAATAAAAATTGCTCTTGAAGCGAGCCGAAATATAGAATCAGAATGCTGGTTTAGCTTAATATTAAAGGATGGCGAATATATTCTTGATGAACACTCCTTGGAAGAAACAATCAATCTGATTAAAGAGTTTTCAGTTTCATGTTTAATGCTTAATTGCAATACAATTGAAACAACTCAAAGTGCCCTTGAACTTTTTTTATCCCTTTGGACAGATAAATGGGGTGTTTACTCTAATTTGGGTGTTACTGAATTTGATAATGATTATTTTGATACAATAAATGATTATAACTTTAAAGAGAGTATTTCATTGTATTTAGAGCATAGTCCTTCAGTAATCGGTGCTTGCTGTGGGTCAAATCCAAAACACATTAAAATGATAAAAAATTTGATTAACTAATCAATTACACTTTTATAATAGGATAATTAATGCATTTAAAGATTAAACCATTTAACACAGCCGTTCGCAATGTTTATGAAAACCATGGCCATTTCCACGATGGGGATGCAGGAATAGATTTATTTGTCGTAAATGAACAATCGATAATGGCTGGCGAATCAACCCTGATTCATTTGCAGATTTCATGTGAAAATTCAGAAAATAAGCCTTATTTACTGATGCCCCGTTCCAGCATTGCTAAAACGCCTTTACGGTTGAGTAATTCCATCGGATTAATTGATGGCGGTTACCGCGGGGAAATCATGGCAGCTGTGGATAATATTAAGACTGAAGATTATACAGTTGAACCAGGGCAGCGATTATTTCAGTTAGTTGCCATGGACGGCTCGCCGATCCATTTTAAATTGGTAGATGAATTATCAGATACATCCCGCGGTAGTGGAGGATTTGGCAGTACAGGGAAGTGAATTATAATATTGTATTAGATTTATTCAATATGAGAAACCAACTCAAAATTCTTTCATTGAACACTTTAATCGAACATATAACAAGGAAGTGCTAAATCTTTTGATTAATCATAAAAATAAATCTAATTTGATTTGGTAGTAAAATGGATGTAATTACACAAGTACACAGGATTTATATGAATACAGAAACAAATTGGACCCGCAATTTCAACAGATTTGTTCAGCAAAATAGAATATTCCGAACAAGAAAAGAATGATTAGTAATTTCTTCAAATTTACATGTGGTTTGTATGTATTTGTTTTGTCATCATTTTTGGCAGGACAGACCTCTGTTATTTCAGTTATTCCATTAGACTATGATTTATCTGAAACTATTGAAAGAGAAATATTGAAAAAAGATATTTCTGATTTAATCAGAGGTGAAATAATCAAATCAGAAAGAGCAAATTTAGTTGATAGAGAAAAAGAAATTACTGCAATTTCTGATGATGCATATCGATATGGAGTAAGATCAGATTCTATCGCTAAAGAAATTGGTTTGATAAATGGTGCGACACATTTAATGACGTGGTCTATCCGTACATCGAAAAATAAATATCATTTCGACTTTAAACATTATAATATATCCAGTAACAGTGGTTCGATTTCGAGAGCAAAATGGTTAAAGGGAGCGTTGCGATTTCGTTTTTCGGTAAAAAAGAATAATGAAGAGTTAAAACTTAAAATAAGAAAATCTACTTGGTTAGTTCTTGGAACAACTCCCCCAAAAGGAAGATTCCCTGAAGATTCATTTTTAACAAATTTGTGGTACAAAATTAAAATATTTACGGACAGTTTCCTTTTTTGGCTCGAAATGTCTTACGGAATTGGTTATGTCATTTTTCTGTTAGTGATGCTTTCTTCATTTGGTGGTTATGGTGTTTATACGATAGTTAGTGGTGGAGGTGGTGAACAATCAATTGGAATGGGATTACCACCGGAATATCCGGAAGCACCATAATGCAATATTACTCAATTCCTAAAAATCTATATTTATTCATACAATTAGGTTTGGCTTTTTCCTTGCTTACAGGACAAACCCAAGTTGGTGAAGACATTGACGGCGAAACGGCGAACGATCGATCAGGTTGGTCAGTATCTATGGACTCAGACGGTAGTCATGTCGCTATCGGATCAAGATATAATGATGCCGGGATTCCAGGTTCCAATCTAGGTCATGTTCGTGTATATGAATATAGCAGTGGTAGTTGGAGTCAAGTGGGAGCTGATATTGATGGAGAGGCCAATACTGATTATTCCGGCCATTCTGTTTCTTTAGATTCAGATGGCAGTCATGTGATCATTGGTGCACCTGAAAATGATGGTGCGGGTGGTTATAATAGCGGTCATGCTCGTGTGTATGAATACAGTAGCGGTAGCTGGAGTCAATTGGGAAGCGATATCGACGGAGATGCGGTCGGTGATAATATGGGTATTTCGGTTTCTATCGATTCTGACGGAAGCCATATTGCTGTCGGCGCAATCTACAAAGATGGTAATGGTTCGGATGCCGGCCATGTGAGAATTTTTGAATACGATGGTAGCGCTTGGAGTCAAGTAGGTAGCGATATTCATGGTGAAACAGCGGGAGATCAATCAGGCGTTTCTGTTTCTATAGATTCAGATGGAAGCCATGTAGCAATTGGTTCAACCCAAAATGATGATGGTGGAGGTAATTCAGGTCATGTGCGTGTTTTTGAATATAGTGGAAGTAGTTGGAGTCAAATAGGAAGTGACATTGATGGAGAAGCTGCTGGAGATTATTCAGGCGGTTCTATTTCCATCGATTCGGATGGTAGTCATGTAGCTATTGGTGCTGAAAACAAAAATTCTAATACGGGTCAAGTTCGTGTTTTTGAATATACGGGAGGTAGTTGGAGTCAATTAGGTAGCGATATTGATGGCGTTGCCGCTGGAGATTATTTTGGTACATCGGTTTCAATCGATTCAGATGGTATTAATTTAATTGTAGGCGGGAAGGGAAATGACGATGGCTCTGGTAATGCAGGACATGTGAGATTATATAGCTACAGTGGCAGTAGTTGGGTCCAAATAGGCGATGATATTTATGGTGAATCTGCTAGTGACTATTCAGGTTCTTCTGTATCTATCGATTCTGATGGCAGTCATGTGGCTCTTAGTGCTCCATATAATAGTGGTTCTGCAAGCTCAGCAGGACATGTGAGAGTTTTTACATTTGAAATCCCCGGTATCACCGTTTCAATTTCTGATTCCATCACGTCAGAAGTAGGAGATACGGCTAGCTTTTCAGTCGTTCTGGATAGTGAACCAACCGCGGATGTAACTATTCCGATTTCCAGTTCTGATTTAACCGAAGGCACAGTCTCACCAGATACCTTAACATTTACGGCCGCCAACTGGAATGCAGCTCAAATGGTAACCATTACCGGAGTGAATGATGATGTGGATGATGGCGATATTGCATATACAATTGTATTGTCCGCAGCTACCAGTTCTGATGGAAATTATAATGGTGTAGATGCGGATGATGTTTCAATGACAAACACAGATGATGATAGCGCCGGGATTACAGTCGCAGTAACCGATTCCACCACAACAGAAACAGGCGAGACAGGAACATTTACAGTTGTATTAAACAGTGAGCCAACCGGAGATGTAGTTCTTCCAATTTCCAGTTCTGATTTAACCGAAGGCACAGTCTCACCAGATACGTTAACATTTACGGCCGCCAACTGGAATGCAGTTCAAACGGTAACAATCACCGGTGTAAATGATGATGTGGATGATGGCGATATTGCATATACAATTTTATTGTCAGCAGCTACCAGTTCTGATGGAAATTATAATGGTGTAGATGCGGATGATGTTTCAATGACAAACACAGATGATGATACTGCGAGTTTTACTGTATCATATTCAAACTCACTTATAACGTCAGAAGCAGGAGGTACTACTAGTTTAACGCTTGTTCTGGATAGTGAGCCAACCGGAGATGTAGTTATTCCAATTTCCAGTTCTGATCTAACCGAAGGCACAGTCTCACCAGATACCTTAACATTTACGGCCGCCAACTGGAATGCAGCTCAAACGGTAACCATCACCGGAGTGAATGATTTTGTGGATGATGGTGATATTATATATACAATAACATTTGGATCAGCAACAAGTAGTGATATTAATTATAATGGAAGTAATCCTTCAGATGAAAGTATTACAAATACGGATGATGATAGCGCCGGGATTACAGTCGTGGTTTCTGATTCCATTACGTCAGAAGTAGGAGAAACTGCTAGTTTTACGGTTGTTCTGGGTAGTGAACCAACGGCAGATGTGACCATTGGAGTTTCGAGCAGTGATGAGACTGAAGGAACAGTGGATGTTTCTACACTTACCTTTACATCAGGAAATTGGAGTTCAGCTCAAACAGTTACAATGACGGGTGCGGATGATAATGAAGCAGATGGTGATGTATCTTATTCCATCATTTTAGCTGCCGCAAGTAGTACAGATGGAAATTATCAAGGACTGGACCCTGACGATATAAGTGTTACCAATCTGGATTACGAACCGATAATATCTGTTTTATCGACAACGATAGATTTTGATAGTGTTGTTGTTTTGAGTGATAGTACCCAAACAATAACCGTTGGCAACGCAGGGAATGAGAATTTGGTTATTGATTCGGTAGCGATGACATCCGGTATATTTTCTATTGAATCATTCTTATACCCATTGACAATAGCCCCGGCAGAAGATAGTATATTTTCAATAATATTTTATCCACAGGACACTATTAGTTATAGTGAGGAACTTGTGATTTATAGTAATGATCCTGATAGTTCTTCATTTCAAATAAGCTTATCAGGTACAGGATACAACAGCCCTCCTATTATAGTTGAAATAGATGAACCTGATTCAGTTTCGTTAGGTGATTCTGTGACAGTCAATATAACAGTTACAGATGATGATAGTATAACAACAGTCGTATTGAATTATTTTGTAGGTGGAGATACCAGCATGTATGCGGTCCTGGCGACTGATTCGGATGGAGATGGAACATTTTCAGCTGAAATTGACAGTAGCGCTATCGGATTGACAGGAGTTGCCTATTATGTTGCAGTATCCGATGAATTTGGGAATACGAGTATCAGCGATACCGTATCAATTATAACGCAGTTTAATGAGAATGTTTTGAATACAGAAATAAATGGTAGCGCTTACACTGAAGGAATACCAACCTCAAAATGGCGATTGATTTCTGTTCCAACAAATTTAGACAATTCTTCCGTAGCTAATACAATTCAAGATGAGCTGAGTCAATCTTCTTCTGATGACACTTGGCGATTATATGAGGATTCTGGTAATGCAACTTGGATAGAAGCAGAATCATTTGTTTTAGGACAAGGATATTGGATACAGCAGCGTGTGGAAAGCGATATTGATTTTTCGACCGGTTCAGGACAGTCTGTTGACCTGCTTGGTTTTTCCATCAATATACCGTCAGGATGGAGTCTGATCGGGAATCCGTATCCATTTGAATTGGAGATCACTTTTGATGAAGCACAGGTTTATGGACCATTGACATATGGAAGCACAAGCACAGAAAGCTGGGATGCAGAAAGCAATATTTTATCTCCTTGGCAGGGATATGCTATCTATAATCGCACAGCTGATGAGGTTGCATTGGATATCAAACCTCTGGAAAGAGGAGGCGGGGCCTTACTAAAGGAAGCTGATGTTAATGCCGGTTGGCAAATAGTCATTAGTATTGACAATGGTGAATACGGTGACATATACAATGCCATTGGAAGAAAAACCGGAGCGTCGGAACAATTGGATATTTGGGATAATCCCGAACCACCAGCTTTGGATCAATATGTTTCTCTGAATATGACCCGTAAAGAATGGGGTGTAAAATCAATGTTGACTACAGATATCCGTTCTATGGATATAATCAATGGAATTTGGGACATGAATTTGGATATTGGAAATGTGCAAGGTCCATTCACTGTTTCAACAGATCAAATTGGTTCGTTGCCCGAAGGGCACGTCGCAGTACTTCTTGATCATATTGAGCATCAGATTTATGATATTTCCAAAAACCAGGAAATAGTTATAACAAAGGCAATGGAAGAATTTAGTTATCCTATATCAATGATAGTTGGTGTCCCGGCATTTGTTGAAGCTGCAGCGAAAAATATATTATCTACCATCCCAGAAAAGTTTGCACTCCATCAAAACTTTCCCAACCCCTTTAACCCCTCGACACATATTTCTTTCTCATTACCAAAACCATCTAACGTTGAGGTTAAGATATACAATATTCTTGGTCAGTCCGTAGTTACACTAATCAATGATTGGCGTAATTTGGGCCACCACAGTGTTCAATGGAACGGTAGGGATAAATGGGGAGAAAGTGTTGGGACTGGTATCTATTTCTACAGCTTGGAGACAGCGGATTTTCGGCAGGTGAAGAAATTGATGTTATTGAAATAATCATCTACAAATTGTATTAATAGCACACCTTGAAATGGTGGTATGATAAATATTACGTTTTACACATGATCAATTTTCCCGCCTTGTCAAGGTTACACATAGACTATACAGACTTTCGACTTTCCACCACAATAGCGAGGAATTACACAAAAAACATACGAAAATGGTGGAATGGTACAAAGATCAAAAGTAGGAGAAAACCATGAAAACCCAGATTGCTAAAATCATAGCAGTTGCATTACCACTCATTAGTCTTGTCACTGCTCAACCGAGTTTTCCGTCTAATCCGAACCAAGCGCCCATTGGTGGGCTTGGGTTTTTGGCGGCTGCAGGAGGTGCGTGGGCGGTGAAGAAGTTGAGAGAAAAGAATAAATAGTTTTATAAACATACGCTAAACGGGTTTTGCTTACCGATGAATAATTTTGAGAAAATGGAAATGAGGAACCTGTTAGCACTCTAATAAAAAGAGTGCCAATTTGTATTGTTTTATAATGATTTATATAAATACCTTCCGTGCTACTCAATAGGGTAGAAAAACAAATTTAATGAACCAATAACATAAATGGAGATAGGTTAATATGAGTATCAAAATAACACCACTGGCAGACCGTGTCGTAGTGGAAGCGGCCGCCGCTGAAGAAACATCAACCGGCGGAATCATTCTTCCCGATACGGCGCAGGAAAAACCCCAGCAGGGGACGGTTGTTGCAGTTGGACCAGGTAAGGTCAGCGACGCCGGAAGTTTAATAGAAATGACTGTGAAAAAGGGTGACAAAGTTCTGTACGGAAAATACTCCGGATCAGATGTCACATTTGACGGTAACGATTATATGATCATGCGCGAGAGTGATATTCTCGCAGTATTGTAAGGAGAGACAAAAATGGCAAAAGAAATTTCATACGATGTTAAAGCCAGAGGCGCCCTAAAAGCCGGCGTTGACAGCTTGGCAAACGCGGTGAAAGTCACCCTCGGTCCTAAAGGCCGTAATGTGGTGATAGAAAAGAAATTCGGTGCGCCGACTATTACCAAAGATGGCGTAACGGTAGCGAAAGAAATTGAGCTGGAAAACAGGCTTGAAAATCTTGGAGCACAAATGGTAAAGGAAGTCGCATCCAAAACATCTGATGTTGCCGGTGACGGAACCACAACCGCAACAGTTTTGGCACAGGCAATTATTACCGAAGGACTAAAAAATGTTGCTGCAGGAGCAAACCCGATGTCAATCAAACGTGGAATTGATGCTGCATCTCGTGCAGTGGTAGATGCGTTGCGCGAGCAAAGCAAGGATCTTCCTGATTCTACTCAAATTGCGAATGTGGCGACTATTTCCGCTAATGATGACCGTGAAATCGGCGAAAAAATTGCAGAAGCAATGGAAAAAGTCGGCAAAGATGGCGTCATTACGGTTGAAGATAGCAAGACGGCTGAAACCTTTCTTGAATTTGTAGAAGGAATGCAGTTTGACAGAGGATATCTTTCACCTTATTTCGTGACCAATTCCGAATCCATGGATGCAGAAATGGAAGATGCGTACATCCTGATCCACGATAAAAAACTCAGTAATATGAAAGACTTGTTGCCGGTTTTGGAAAAAGTCGTACAAACAGGAAAGCAGATTCTGATCATTGCGGAAGATGTGGAAGGCGAAGCGTTGGCAACTCTCGTTGTGAATAAACTTCGAGGCACATTCAAGGTTTTGGCAGTGAAGGCACCGGGATTTGGCGATCGCAGAAAAGCAATGCTAGAAGATATCGCAGTATTGACTGGTGCAACTGTTATCTCAGAAGATGCCGGTTATAAACTTGAAAACGCGACTCTCGAATATCTTGGAACCGCCAAGCGTATTTCCTCTGATAAGGATAATACAACCATCGTAGATGGAGGTGGAACCAAAGATGCAATTTCCGCACGGATTAAAGAAATTAAAGTGCAGATTGAAAAAACCACATCTGATTATGACCGTGAAAAACTACAAGAAAGGTTGGCAAAACTATCTGGTGGTGTAGCGGTAATTAATGTTGGTGCTGCAACCGAAGTGGAAATGAAAGAAAAGAAAGCACGCGTAGAAGATGCTCTGCATGCAACTCGCGCAGCCGTCGAAGAAGGGATTATTCCCGGTGGCGGTGTGGCACTGCTTCGTGCCGTTGACGCACTGGACAAAGTGAAAGTGTCTGACGAGCTTCAAGTTGGTGTAAACATCATGCGCCGCGCTTTAGAGGAACCAATTCGACAGATTGTTAACAATGCAGGCGTTGAAGCTTCAATCGTTGTTCAGAAAGTTCGTGAGGGAAAACTAGATTATGGATTTGATGCTCGGAATGAAGATTATGTGAAAATGTTTGAAGCCGGCATTATCGATCCAACCAAAGTTGCCCGAGTGGCAGTAGAAAATGCGGCATCCATTGCCGGTCTTCTTCTGACAACGGAAGCTGCGGTTACGGAAATTCCTGAGGATGAAAAAATGCCTCCAATGCCACCGGGTGGTGACATGGGTGGTATGGGTGGTATGGGCGGAATGATGTAATTCGTTCGAATCGATTGAAAAAAAGCCCTGCGATGCAGGGCTTTTTTGTTTGTACACCTTGACTACCGAAGAAATGCAGAAGTAAATTGCTGACCTAATGGATATAATTCGCATGAAGAATATGGTTTTTTACGGATACCACGGCGTGAGTGAAACCGAGAAAAAATTGGGTGGGAAATTTGAAGTGGACCTAGATTTATATAGGTCTCTCGAAGTTGCAGGAAAAACCGATCAACTTGGAGATACCGTTGATTATGAATCCGTGTACAAATCAGTGGAATCTTGCGTGCGAGGTCAAAAACATTATTTGATTGAATCTCTTGCAGAAGAAATTTCAACCGTTATTCTTAAACAATTTCCAATATACCATGTTAAGGTTCGAGTTAGAAAACCTAATGCACCCGTTAGCGGAGTTTTGGATTCGGTGGAAATCGAAATCGAAAGACCGTCGAGCTCATAATGACGGAAACGGTTTATTTCGGACTTGGATCCAATCTTGGCGATCGAGAAAAAAATGTATATTCTGCGATGGATTTATTAAAATTGGTTCCCGGGTTATCCTTAGTTAAAACAGCATCTTTTTATGAGTCACCCCCATTATATAACACAAACCAGCCATCTTTTCTCAATTCGGTTGTGGAAGGCCTGTATAATGGCAAGCCTCAAAACTTGCTTCAAGAAATTCAATCCATCGAGATGAAATTGGGACGATCCGAAATCCGTCAGAAAAATCATCCACGAACGATTGATATCGACATTCTGATTTTTGGGAACCATGTTTTGAATACAACTAAACTTCAAATTCCTCATTCAAAATTATCAGAACGAAAATTTGTTTTAATTCCAATGGCTGAAATTGCACCTGATTTTCTTATTCCGAAATTGAACCAAAATCCTGTAGAATTAATTGCAATTTGTCCGGATAAATCTATCATTGAAAAGCACACTATTCTAAAATCAGCATGAGAAATCTATATTATCTCGCAATAGAAGGACCGATCGGGGTAGGTAAAACAAGTCTTGCCAATTTGATGTCAGAAAAACTTGGCGCACGCCTGGTCCTTGAGCAATTTGAAGAAAACCCTTTTCTAAAGGATTTTTATAAAGATCCTGATCGTTTTGCCTTTCAAGTACAACTATTTTTCCTTCTTCAACGATATCAACAGCAGCAAAACATTCGCCAAGTGGACATGTTTCATAATTTACTGATTTCTGATTACATGTTTATAAAGGATAGGTTATTTGCATCCTTGAATTTGGGTGAACGTGATTTTGGTTTGTATGAAAATGTTGCTA
This genomic interval carries:
- a CDS encoding dUTP diphosphatase, which gives rise to MHLKIKPFNTAVRNVYENHGHFHDGDAGIDLFVVNEQSIMAGESTLIHLQISCENSENKPYLLMPRSSIAKTPLRLSNSIGLIDGGYRGEIMAAVDNIKTEDYTVEPGQRLFQLVAMDGSPIHFKLVDELSDTSRGSGGFGSTGK
- a CDS encoding homocysteine S-methyltransferase family protein, with product MINRGVNLPLPLWSAEANFTDPEIVLSIHQDYISAGADIITTNTFRTTTYSYRKAGYTPKRAQERAKTSLMNAVDLARKAVGEDIQVVGSITAVDDCYSPELYPGKGPVEDTYGELIEWFSETEIDLLLFETMGHYEEIKIALEASRNIESECWFSLILKDGEYILDEHSLEETINLIKEFSVSCLMLNCNTIETTQSALELFLSLWTDKWGVYSNLGVTEFDNDYFDTINDYNFKESISLYLEHSPSVIGACCGSNPKHIKMIKNLIN
- a CDS encoding mechanosensitive ion channel family protein, giving the protein MKDTLLGLYEFWGPPAVTIVIGIMAGWIFKRFIHSRIEKITTKTSWKGDDLVFESIQSYILFWFFLGAVYMAVNGLDVSGDYASYSKYVGYIAKIALALLILSITMSIAKVVVGLLDLWSKSKGSSFPSTAIFTNLARITIIMIGVLIILQSFGLSITPILTAFGVGGLAVSLALKDTLSDFFAGLHILLSQKVRIDDFVELDSGQMGYVTNITWRNTSLKERTNNLITIPNSKLSNAITKNYDVIDTSYSVKVTGGVAYDSDLDHVEQVIIEVANSVIKDLDTAKKDHTPAVRFQEFGDSSINFTVYMRAVKYGDHHPVKHEFIKRLHKKFDAEGIEIPFPIRTLVHKNSPE
- a CDS encoding DUF423 domain-containing protein, which encodes MKTWIMAGAVLAGLAVVFGAFGAHGLKSRVSPEDIIIFDTGVKYHMYHALGLILIGILGFHFPEKSMSAPATLMSVGILIFSGSLYILVLTGFRWLGAITPVGGLALISSWLLLAYNLYRLG
- a CDS encoding T9SS type A sorting domain-containing protein, with the protein product MQYYSIPKNLYLFIQLGLAFSLLTGQTQVGEDIDGETANDRSGWSVSMDSDGSHVAIGSRYNDAGIPGSNLGHVRVYEYSSGSWSQVGADIDGEANTDYSGHSVSLDSDGSHVIIGAPENDGAGGYNSGHARVYEYSSGSWSQLGSDIDGDAVGDNMGISVSIDSDGSHIAVGAIYKDGNGSDAGHVRIFEYDGSAWSQVGSDIHGETAGDQSGVSVSIDSDGSHVAIGSTQNDDGGGNSGHVRVFEYSGSSWSQIGSDIDGEAAGDYSGGSISIDSDGSHVAIGAENKNSNTGQVRVFEYTGGSWSQLGSDIDGVAAGDYFGTSVSIDSDGINLIVGGKGNDDGSGNAGHVRLYSYSGSSWVQIGDDIYGESASDYSGSSVSIDSDGSHVALSAPYNSGSASSAGHVRVFTFEIPGITVSISDSITSEVGDTASFSVVLDSEPTADVTIPISSSDLTEGTVSPDTLTFTAANWNAAQMVTITGVNDDVDDGDIAYTIVLSAATSSDGNYNGVDADDVSMTNTDDDSAGITVAVTDSTTTETGETGTFTVVLNSEPTGDVVLPISSSDLTEGTVSPDTLTFTAANWNAVQTVTITGVNDDVDDGDIAYTILLSAATSSDGNYNGVDADDVSMTNTDDDTASFTVSYSNSLITSEAGGTTSLTLVLDSEPTGDVVIPISSSDLTEGTVSPDTLTFTAANWNAAQTVTITGVNDFVDDGDIIYTITFGSATSSDINYNGSNPSDESITNTDDDSAGITVVVSDSITSEVGETASFTVVLGSEPTADVTIGVSSSDETEGTVDVSTLTFTSGNWSSAQTVTMTGADDNEADGDVSYSIILAAASSTDGNYQGLDPDDISVTNLDYEPIISVLSTTIDFDSVVVLSDSTQTITVGNAGNENLVIDSVAMTSGIFSIESFLYPLTIAPAEDSIFSIIFYPQDTISYSEELVIYSNDPDSSSFQISLSGTGYNSPPIIVEIDEPDSVSLGDSVTVNITVTDDDSITTVVLNYFVGGDTSMYAVLATDSDGDGTFSAEIDSSAIGLTGVAYYVAVSDEFGNTSISDTVSIITQFNENVLNTEINGSAYTEGIPTSKWRLISVPTNLDNSSVANTIQDELSQSSSDDTWRLYEDSGNATWIEAESFVLGQGYWIQQRVESDIDFSTGSGQSVDLLGFSINIPSGWSLIGNPYPFELEITFDEAQVYGPLTYGSTSTESWDAESNILSPWQGYAIYNRTADEVALDIKPLERGGGALLKEADVNAGWQIVISIDNGEYGDIYNAIGRKTGASEQLDIWDNPEPPALDQYVSLNMTRKEWGVKSMLTTDIRSMDIINGIWDMNLDIGNVQGPFTVSTDQIGSLPEGHVAVLLDHIEHQIYDISKNQEIVITKAMEEFSYPISMIVGVPAFVEAAAKNILSTIPEKFALHQNFPNPFNPSTHISFSLPKPSNVEVKIYNILGQSVVTLINDWRNLGHHSVQWNGRDKWGESVGTGIYFYSLETADFRQVKKLMLLK
- the groES gene encoding co-chaperone GroES; the encoded protein is MSIKITPLADRVVVEAAAAEETSTGGIILPDTAQEKPQQGTVVAVGPGKVSDAGSLIEMTVKKGDKVLYGKYSGSDVTFDGNDYMIMRESDILAVL
- the groL gene encoding chaperonin GroEL (60 kDa chaperone family; promotes refolding of misfolded polypeptides especially under stressful conditions; forms two stacked rings of heptamers to form a barrel-shaped 14mer; ends can be capped by GroES; misfolded proteins enter the barrel where they are refolded when GroES binds), whose product is MAKEISYDVKARGALKAGVDSLANAVKVTLGPKGRNVVIEKKFGAPTITKDGVTVAKEIELENRLENLGAQMVKEVASKTSDVAGDGTTTATVLAQAIITEGLKNVAAGANPMSIKRGIDAASRAVVDALREQSKDLPDSTQIANVATISANDDREIGEKIAEAMEKVGKDGVITVEDSKTAETFLEFVEGMQFDRGYLSPYFVTNSESMDAEMEDAYILIHDKKLSNMKDLLPVLEKVVQTGKQILIIAEDVEGEALATLVVNKLRGTFKVLAVKAPGFGDRRKAMLEDIAVLTGATVISEDAGYKLENATLEYLGTAKRISSDKDNTTIVDGGGTKDAISARIKEIKVQIEKTTSDYDREKLQERLAKLSGGVAVINVGAATEVEMKEKKARVEDALHATRAAVEEGIIPGGGVALLRAVDALDKVKVSDELQVGVNIMRRALEEPIRQIVNNAGVEASIVVQKVREGKLDYGFDARNEDYVKMFEAGIIDPTKVARVAVENAASIAGLLLTTEAAVTEIPEDEKMPPMPPGGDMGGMGGMGGMM